A window of the Hordeum vulgare subsp. vulgare chromosome 5H, MorexV3_pseudomolecules_assembly, whole genome shotgun sequence genome harbors these coding sequences:
- the LOC123398013 gene encoding uncharacterized protein LOC123398013, translating into MRPQSASALAATTVVFLSLICIIQLFVSVTGVSSFVMDNSPNKARPDAAAAADNPEVVLPDAVNVEVDSVPAVDHEHPDPGDVLAWAYRQGQIHADPLMQRVETIGALLDMELQIVPPMPHAEILAALDELAMLPMPTIDPAPVASQEMDIDTEGVEGDVPPPPPSP; encoded by the exons ATGAGACCACAGAGCGCTAGCGCATTAGCTGCTACAACGGTGGTGTTTCTGTCTTTGATCTGCATCATCCAGCTTTTCGTCTCGGTCACGGGAGTGTCCAG CTTTGTGATGGATAATTCTCCAAATAAGGCACGGCCCGATGCTGCAGCTGCCGCCGACAATCCAGAGGTTGTACTCCCTGATGCCGTCAACGTTGAGGTCGACAG TGTGCCAGCGGTTGATCACGAACACCCAGATCCAGGAGACGTATTGGCTTGGGCATACAGACAGGGTCAAATTCATGCGGACCCACTTATGCAAAGGGTGGAAACCATTGGAGCGCTGCTCGACATGGAACTACAGATTGTTCCCCCAATGCCCCACGCAGAGATCTTGGCAGCACTGGATGAGCTTGCCATGCTACCCATGCCTACCATCGATCCTGCTCCCGTGGCCTCACAAGAGATGGATATAGATACCGAGGGGGTGGAAGGTGATGTGCCGCCACCCCCGCCAAGTCCCTGA